The stretch of DNA TCATAGATACATCGATATTGTTATTCATATTTTTTGCAATCGACTTTTACTCTGCCCTATCTCTCATACTGGATCAATCTTGCGTTTCTGCATATACATTCCTTGAAGTTTGTGAAAGATTTAGGTAAGCCAAACACAAATTATCAGAATGCTTTTGTTGTGCAGGAAGGCCAATTTcgtgttttcttttgtttaacTTGATGATTTCTATTTCTCGTCTCAGACATTTGGTTTATCTTTTTCCCTATATATATCAATAAATTTTTCCTTACCAAAGAAAAAGGCTTCGAGTCTTCAAATGTACCTGTCATTAGCAGATTAGTATTATTAACCATATTTTCGTGTTATTTATCTCTACATCCTCGTTGAACACCCTTTTTTCTATGTTGTATCATAGGATTCTTCGGGGAAGTTTTCAGAGGCACCTGGAATGGTTTAGAGGTAGGGATCAAAGTGTTTCTTGAACAAGATCCGACTGTTGAGAATATTGAAGATTTTTGTAATGAAATATCTATCTTGAGGTAATGCATGGCGGCTTTTAATGTTTATAGTTTTTCTTTTTCCCCGAAATAGTTTCCTTGACTTGCATCTTTGGCAAGGGGAAAATAACGTTCTTTTGATTACCTAACCAATTATTTTCCTTCTTGCAGCCGAATTCGTCACCCAAATGGTAATCTTGCTACCTAAACCATTTTAAACAACTTATTCTTGTTGTTTTAATATTCCTCTATTTGGCCAAAAAACACATACTTTATCTTGCAGTGATACTATTCCTTGGTGCTTGCACTAAGCCTCCTCGCTTGTCCCTGGTTACGGAATACATGGAAATGGGATCGTTGTATTTTCTGATTCATTCTAGTGGACTGAAAAAGAAACTTAGCTGGCAGAGGAGACTTAAAATGCTTTGTGATATATGCAGGTGCATTTGCTCATCTCTTTCTTTATACTTCTCTACTTATTTATTACACTATGGCACTGTGTTTCTGTCGCCAAAATGAAGGAATGGAGCATGGTTGATGGAGTCTTAAGTCATATTCCAATATATCTGTTCTGTTCAAGGTTGTTAAATATGTTAACAGTTTAGTTCTTATTTTGATTCAATGAGGATCCAACTATTGAATATAGATTGTGCAAATTTTATTATCATATCTAATGGATGAGGGATTTTGAATTGCATTAGAATTTGTGAATTTGTTTATTGATACACTTTAATGGAGGCCAAGGTAAAATAGATTTCTTTCCAATaatgaaaattttgttttaaaatgaGTAGCATGAATTTTCGTAATATTACATGGTAAACCGTATTCTAGATCTTATTGTTAAACGTGGTAAAAAAATAGATCGTAATAGGCATAATAAGGGTAGATCTGATGTTATTTAGATATGTATTGTTCTAACTTTGTTCATCGTTTTATATTTGGTTTTTGGTTTGACTTGATTATGTAGGGGATTAATGTACATACATAGGATGAAAATAGCACACCGTGATCTGAAAAGTGCAAATTGTCTTGTGAATAAGCATTGGGCGGTAaagatatgtgattttgggcTTTCTCGGAGACTTAACACCAGATCAATGAAtgattcttctgctgctggaacTCCGGAATGGATGGCGCCAGAACTTATCCGCAATGAGCCCTTCACAGAGCGATGTGACATTTTTAGTCTCGGGGTCATAATATGGGAACTCTGCACACTAAAGAAACCATGGGAAGGCATACCATCGGTCAAAGTAAGTCTTACATGATGTTTCCACCAATATTTGCATCTCAGcagataaaaataaatcatccAAATGTGTCGGTTTATATTTTGCATTGAGCAGGTAGTTTATGCTGTTGCCAATGATGGACAGAGGCTAGAAATTCCAGAAGGTCCACTGAGCACTTTAATTGCAGGTCCGTCTAAAGAACTTTGATAAAGTTTTATGTTGACTTTTGTTATCATCCAGTGAAAGTTCAcaatcgatttttttttcccTCCCAGATTGCTGGGCTGAACCAGATAAACGGCCGTCTTGTCAGGAGGTTCTCTCACGGCTGCACGATTGCGAAAGGTTGTTAGTTTAATTGCTGAAAATGCATTGCTCAAGTGTACCGTCAATGATAAACCCTTTGCATGGAGATTTGGCAAGCTATAATAGAAACGTTTTCATTTAAGAATCGCTCTATATTGGTCGTTGAAGATTAAATGGTGCTGAAGTTTTTCTCCACTTGACCTTCCGCATGCTGAGTCTGCTTAGGTTATAATTGTTACAGTGTATTAGACATGCTGTACTCTCATTAAGCTCACAATTTTCAGAATCGGACAACATTGACGTACAAATATTGAAGTTTCAAGAGTCATTCCGCAATCCGAACTGTCAAAAGCATGAAGAATGCAACGATTAAATCACACTCTAAACCCTGTTTCTCAAAGACTATTTTTTTATATCTCGCTTTCTTTGGGAGACAGAAAATGAATTACAGCGTCGCTGTTGAAGCCAATTTCGAACTTCTAAGCCACAACTTGTCATTTTAAGTACCAATTATTACGCATCACCTACATAAGGGATGGCACCCACTCTCCCCCACCCCAACCCTCTCCTACTTTCCAATATGAAATCGCCCTATTTGTTTGTACCTTCTTCCGAATACATCAATATATCAAAATCAAGCATGACAATAAAACATCAACATCCCTCGTTTTCACGATGCTCTGGGATCTGTTCCATGTTGCCAAACGTAAACGAGCTCGTCCCACCCGGTGCTTGCCAGAAGCCCTTCGACAAGCACACTCATATCCacaccaacggcaaactctgTATGGTGATCATGCCTCCCGATAAGCGCTTCTTCAACCATATAATCCCACAAACATATTGTCATATCATACGAGCATGATGCTAACAAACTTCCTCTGTGTGGTGAAAACTTCACCTTCCTCACTGCATAGCCGTGCCCATTAAGCACAGCCACCGGTACTCTGTAATTCCTAACATCCCACActtttattgatttatccacTGAGGCAGTGGCGATTATGCAGTCGTCGTACTTGTTCCAATCACACGACAGGATTTCAAATTCATGTGCAGGAAGAATCATGGTAGAACCTGAAAAAATGAACTATCCTTAAATCTGCAGATCGGCAAGTTAAGTTTATGGTGCGTTCTGTTAGCTGTGATCATAAATAGCACAATAATCCGGTCTATGATTGGATATAAACTTGTTGCTAAAGTCGAATCTCATACTTTCAATAGTTGCAGGATCCAATGAAATCAGAAGCAATTTACCTGGCTCTCGAACGTCCCAAATGCGAGTTGTACAATCCCCGGAAGCGGAAGCGAAGACATCGGCATGCCTAGGATTCCAAGCAACGGAGTACACACAATAAGCGTGCTCCTTGAAAGTCCTCACGCTCGCGGGCCGATCCACGGTCCACAGCTTCACGGTATCATCCCAAGAAGCGCTCAAAAACGAGTCTTTCCGAACGGTGTTGAAATCCACGCCGTGGCACTCGCGCGCGTGCTCGTGGAGCGAGCGAATTGGGTTCGCAGTTGGCGGCAAGGACAAGTCATAGATCTTGAGGCTCCCGTCGGCGATCGCTGCGACGATGACGGAGTCGTGGGATTCAGACCAGCAAAGGTCGTAGACGCCGTCGGCAGTGTCGAACGCGACACGTTCGGCAATGGTAGGCCCGAGTTGGAGGATGTGGAGGCGGCCGTTGCCTAGGATGCCGAAATTTTGGGCTGTGGCGACCGCGAGCTGGTTCTCATAGAAAGGGCTGAATTTGACGGAGTATCCATTGAAAGGGGTCCTGAAGACCGGCATGACACCGCCGGAGATTTGGTGGGAATGGTGGCGGCTTgctttggtttgtttatcttgaAGTCGAATCACTTTCAAGTATTGAGAACAATTTCTCTACGTTTCCTTTCATGCAATTTCCTACAGTCGGAAAGCATAAATAGTTCACACTTttgttataaatataaaataatataaattttaggATTGGGCCATCCGCTCCAATTCGGTCCATATAAGTTGGGTTTTATGACTAAATACAATTGTAGGAGCCCTGATGATAAATGTCATTGACAACAATGAGTAGGTTTTTGTAAGATGgttttacgaatttttatttgtgaaacgggtcaaacctatcgatattcacaataaaagtaatattttttcattgatgacccaaataagaagatctgtctcataaaatacgactcgtgagaccgtctcatacaagtttttgccgaCAACAGATCGTGATTCTCTGTCATGTATAGCTTTAGTTTTTTGGTGGAAACCTCACGACaagtgctttttttttttttattgcgtGGGTCGAATATGGGTTCTCATGCAAGTTCCAACATGATCTAGGCAGCCACCGGAATCTGGATATATGAACATAGATCGAAGAATCCTTAGTATCGGAGTTGTGGGACTACGTGATCACTTTGGACATGTTTTGTATGCTAAGGCTAGAAGTTTGACTATGGCTTCCAGTTGTCCCATTCTACGAGAATTATTCTGTGTTACACTCAAAATATTTATCTCCATATGATGTAATTAAATGTTAACTCTTGTGTAATCAACATATATGTCGAATTtcgtaaaaaaaatgaaaactcTAATGATATTAGAACAGGGAGAAAAACAATCTCGATGTAACATACACCAACTCCACTACATGGACCATTCACATGTTGCCAGTTACATCCGAGTCCTTGCTAATTAATTTATGTGCCTCCCATTTGATTAGGCACTAGCACAATAATTTTGAAAGGGCTTAATCCAAATATCAATAATTTATCTAATTCttgaaattattaaaagttCCTTGTCTACAAGACTGTTGCATGCATGGCAGGAAAATTTGTTAATATCCCCAAATAACCACCGAGcgaaataaatattcatttcaTGAACAAAATGCCCAAACTTAAAGATTTGGACCATCGATTCCTTGAAACCAAAGAATGAACGTTAGAAAATGAGCTTGAGATGTGCTCCGACGTATCTTATTTCAAAACCATTAACCAAACATGAAATTTACAAGGAAGACATGACATTGTTCTTCGCAAAACATTGGGGTCAATGCTCTAGGTCCATACAAGTACATCGGCTCCCTATCCCACGTCGCCATAACAAGATTCTCCGTCTTTACGCAGACCTAATCTCCTTAAAAAGAGATCAACCCTCAGCTTCCTCGGGGCAAGCTCCAAGCTCCGATCCTCTGTCTTGGGCATAGCTAGCTTTTACTCCAGACTTTTGAACCTTAAAGCCATCTCCAAGATTAGCTTTGCCTTTACGGGACTCCATACGAGAGAAGGTTTTTGTGTATGGGCTTATTGGGATTGATCTGCCTGACTTAATTTGCTTGACCGATCTGTCAATATTATCAAgtcaattattatttatttatattaggATAAGAGGGGTAAGCGATGAATAATTAATACCGATCAAATAAAGATAAAATAGAGTACACATTATTATGTTTAGgcatcttgtgagacggtctcacgaatctttatctgtgagacgagtcaaccttatcgatattcacaataaaaagtaatactcttagcataaaaattaatactttagatgacacaaataagagacatgtctcacaaaatacgacccgtgaaaccgtgtcacacaagttttttccgTTTTTAATTTGGATGATATATTAAAATGTTCTTGTAATATCTAAATCTACCTTGattatcaaaatatataattgtaAAGTTTCattcgtattcatattatcattatGTGACTGAAGAACGAGATCCGATACAATATATATAGTGTCGTCACAGGCGAATTGATGAAAGTGagaactaaaaaaataaaacatcatgagatgaataaaaaaattataattcaatCCACTTTAGACATTAACTTTGATACAATACTGAatagataaaaacttgtgtaagacggtataacggatcgtattttgtgaaacggatcgtattttgtgaaacagatatcttatttgggtcatccatgaaaaaatattactttttatgctaaaaatattactttttatgctaaaatcggcagagttgacccatctcacaaataaatattcgtgagatcgtatcacaaaagacatactctACTGAAAATCACATAGTCAAACTCATAAAAAGTGATCAAATAATAATCTTAAATTTTAATGAATATCAACTATTACATTCAAAAAGTAGCCCATTTTGTCCCCCTTCACATGTCATCCAATCCGAACAAAACGTTTTTTGCATACTCCCACCCAACTCCTTTTCAACCCTTTCTTCAACATAATTGAAATTAAAACTTTTTATCAATTGAAAAAAATTAGTTCAAAAACTCGTattaattatttgaagaaaatttcAACAGTGTTtgtaaataaattcaaaaaatgaAATAACATATAATGTATGAAGTCACGTAAAAAAATATCGATAATTCAAATATAGAACAATAGTTAAATTAATGAGATGTTACAAACACGTGAAAATAGAAACCAAGTTTCGATCAATTGAAGCTAAACTTTAGTGGTTTTTTTTCCTTCCAAAAATAAGTATTCGATAATCatattataaacaaaataaaacgCATGGCTTGAATTtagatttaaatgattttaatcgAGCCTACATGTACTCTAAATACTTGTTCTTAGGTTAGCTTATTAAGATTCAAAGATATGTTTGATTCCAACTCTTGAGAGGTGTTATATTTGGTTGAATGTACGAGTGTTTGATTAATTATCATGATTGGTGAGTTCGATTGCTTCTGTAAACATTTTATCGAGTGAGTTTGTCGTAAATGACTTGTTCAATACTGTTTCGTTTGGAAACAGACTATATGTAGGCGGGACATTACCCATACGTGGAGGAAGACATCAactatcattttaaaaaattatgtttgATTGATAACTGAGATTTCCCTTGttagaaaaaaaatcaaaaggaTATTTTGAGAACTCTAAAGTATAGCCTAAAAAATACATATGAGATTTACTTATGTAGATTATAGAGTATGATTTTTCAAATGGTTTTGACTTTATTCATATCTTGAGTAAAAGTTAAtacttttgatataaaaataatattttttacgaGTCAGGTAGAATATTTGTTTAACAAAATTGACTTGTAAAATAGTCTCATAAAATTTTTTGTGTGTTATATAATATCTCttatattttttgttaataattaaatacatttTAGTTGAAGTAagaaaactatatatatatgtaaatctAGTTTAGTGTGTACATGAATCAAATGTATAAATAGTAATACATCGAATATATTgattgtttatatgcatgttatctttttataaaatgttttttataatatatttatcgtttttcaaaaactataaaaaaaattaatgatcaataaattcataataataataataataataagataaaaacttgtgtgacacggtctcacgagtcacaTTTTGTgcgacggatctcttatttaggtcatccatgaaaaaatattgctttttatgctaagagtattatttttattgtgaatattgatagagTTCAtctgtctcacatataaagattcgtgagactatatcacaagatatctactctaataataatttgagagaaataactttttaccaaaaacaaaaataattttattataaatcgaAATTTAGGatttataaaatattgataATATTAGTTTGTAAAATAGGTTATTGACGACGTCCCCCCTCGCTGTTGTGTGTCTTTAGCTggaaaaaagaagaaagaaaacaaaGGAGAAAAGCGATAGGGAGCCATGAAAAATGCGATCAGATGCTGCATATCTTGCATTTTTCCATGTGGAGCCTTCGATGTCATTCGGATAGTTCACGCCAACGGCCGCGACGAAGAACTCAGCGTCGTCGTGAAAGCGGCGGAGATACTGAAACTCCACCCCCGGCACATCCTGAAGAAGCCCACCTCCAAATTGGATGATCAGGGGACATGCCCCAGGATCGTAGTCGTTCCACTCGAGGCAGTACTTAAACGAGGGGAGATTTATTTTCTCATTCCCCTGCCTCCATCGCCGGATAAAAATTGATCGAAGTGGAAGAAGAAAGAATCCCATGAAAGTGGTGGTGACGGTGCAACTCCGGTGATAAATTTTCGCGTTTCTGATCGGTACTTGAGTGAGATTTTATTGGAAAAGGTTTCCGACGATAAGTATAGGCGGCGAGGGCGGCGCGTCGGCATCTGGAGACCTCATTTACAGAGCATTTCTGAGCCGCCGGCCGAAGCAAATTCATTTGTGCGTAGTAATTaatcttttttttgtttttcattttggattattattattaattaaataaataaaactattaaataaataaagctGAAATGTTTTCGAATTTACGcatatatttaaaaatgtttttttatataatttgaaattttagacTTTACAAgtataaaaacaaataaaatttgtagtACCATATTTTAGATGACCACTTATTCAAATTTTTAAGCACGTTATAGTTAtcatgtaaaataaaataaaatgattgaatattttaagtaattttaaaaataaccactAAATTTTAATTTCTGAAACATTATATAGTAaagacacacacacaaaaataaGTTTATGCGTGCATGTATATCGATGAAAATAACATGAACTCGATCCAGAAGGATTTATATACTTGTTGGATAGATGAGATCTTTATTTAAAGATCAGAATTTCGATTCTCCAGCCAATAATTTATCGAACGAGTTTGTTGTACATGATTTTTTCATTGCAGTTTACACGACTAACATAATTTCTAAGCTACTATATATGTTAGCTCGAACTTTGCTTAACAAACACCAAATGATAGATGTGATATGttcaatcataaaaaataaaaaataaaaattgaatagCATGATCTAGTTGATGACTAGGGATGACCCTGAGTAAAATTAATTTATCGATTAgcatattaaaatttaatataaaaatcaatCTTACAATCACTAATAATATCACATATGTATCTAAAAAAAAGTGTCATTTAACTTTTCAATTACTCCAAATAATATTAACTACTTTTTTATTCATTAGTTATAgattatgaattttaaaatatacaaatgactctactatatatatattcttaaaaagtGCAAAAATATCCCATATTCGTATCCTTTAAAGTTCAAATAAAAAGTTCGTGCAGTATGTATAAGATGAGTATAaatcttatgagacggtctcacgaatctttatctatgagaggGGTCAATcctaacgatattcacaataaaaagtaatatttttcatggatgacccaaataagagatccgtataacaaaatacaacccgt from Primulina tabacum isolate GXHZ01 chromosome 3, ASM2559414v2, whole genome shotgun sequence encodes:
- the LOC142540566 gene encoding peroxisome biogenesis protein 7-like — encoded protein: MPVFRTPFNGYSVKFSPFYENQLAVATAQNFGILGNGRLHILQLGPTIAERVAFDTADGVYDLCWSESHDSVIVAAIADGSLKIYDLSLPPTANPIRSLHEHARECHGVDFNTVRKDSFLSASWDDTVKLWTVDRPASVRTFKEHAYCVYSVAWNPRHADVFASASGDCTTRIWDVREPGSTMILPAHEFEILSCDWNKYDDCIIATASVDKSIKVWDVRNYRVPVAVLNGHGYAVRKVKFSPHRGSLLASCSYDMTICLWDYMVEEALIGRHDHHTEFAVGVDMSVLVEGLLASTGWDELVYVWQHGTDPRAS